In Micrococcus luteus NCTC 2665, a single window of DNA contains:
- the def gene encoding peptide deformylase, producing MTVLPVRTVPDPVLRTAASPVPAGADVRALVADMIATMHAVGGVGLAAPQVGVGLRVFVFDVAGVAGHVVNPVLETAGQALREPGEGCLSVPGLRYHPARDAEAVVRGTDVDGNPVEHRGTGLLARCLQHETDHLDGILYVDRLDGEERREARRRMRAGEVDRAARRIGAERAAAVSSVFGAPAAGAGAAR from the coding sequence GTGACCGTCCTGCCCGTCCGCACCGTCCCCGACCCCGTCCTGCGCACCGCCGCGTCGCCCGTGCCCGCGGGCGCGGACGTGCGCGCCCTCGTGGCGGACATGATCGCGACGATGCACGCCGTCGGGGGCGTGGGCCTGGCCGCACCCCAGGTGGGCGTGGGTCTGCGCGTCTTCGTGTTCGACGTCGCCGGCGTCGCCGGGCACGTGGTCAATCCCGTGCTCGAGACCGCCGGGCAGGCGCTGCGGGAGCCAGGCGAGGGGTGTCTGTCCGTGCCCGGGCTGCGCTACCACCCGGCGCGTGACGCCGAGGCCGTCGTCCGCGGCACCGACGTCGACGGGAACCCGGTGGAGCACCGGGGGACCGGCCTGCTCGCCCGCTGCCTCCAGCACGAGACCGACCACCTCGACGGGATCCTCTACGTCGACCGCCTCGACGGCGAGGAACGCCGTGAGGCCCGCCGCCGCATGCGCGCCGGCGAGGTGGACCGCGCCGCTCGCCGCATCGGGGCCGAGCGCGCGGCTGCCGTCAGCTCGGTCTTCGGCGCCCCCGCCGCCGGAGCGGGAGCCGCCCGATGA
- a CDS encoding methionyl-tRNA formyltransferase, whose translation MRVLYAGTPETAVPALRALLDSPHEVVGVLTRPDAPVGRRRVLTPSPVAVTAEEAGLPVLKADRLRGPEGADALQAIRALEADVAVVVAYGALVPAEALQIPRHGWLNLHFSALPAYRGAAPVQRAVMAGETEIAADVFQLEEGLDTGPVFARLTRPVAADETAGAVLTDLAERGGPLVIDVLDRLADGTATATPQRGEPTHAPKLTAADGLVDPARPAAEVAARINGVTPEPGAWGWLTADDGAAPARFKLDGVAPVRAGDDGWPSDLDAAAPGQILVAAKAAWLRTAGGAVRLSRVQPAGRKLMPAADWARGAAAGAALLAGDELADHEAQVCQEAAARAAAREAARNTAAQDEEAHA comes from the coding sequence CTGCGCGTGCTCTACGCCGGCACGCCCGAGACCGCCGTGCCCGCGCTGCGCGCCCTGCTCGACTCGCCCCACGAGGTCGTCGGCGTGCTCACCCGGCCGGACGCCCCGGTCGGGCGCCGGCGGGTGCTGACCCCGTCGCCGGTCGCGGTCACGGCAGAGGAGGCCGGCCTGCCCGTGCTCAAGGCCGACCGACTCCGCGGACCCGAGGGCGCCGATGCCCTCCAGGCGATCCGCGCGCTCGAGGCGGACGTGGCCGTCGTCGTCGCCTACGGGGCGCTCGTGCCCGCCGAGGCCCTGCAGATCCCCCGTCACGGCTGGCTCAACCTGCACTTCTCCGCGCTGCCGGCCTACCGCGGCGCCGCCCCCGTCCAGCGCGCCGTGATGGCCGGGGAGACCGAGATCGCCGCCGACGTGTTCCAGCTCGAAGAGGGCCTGGACACCGGCCCCGTCTTCGCCCGGCTCACCCGCCCCGTCGCGGCCGACGAGACCGCCGGGGCCGTGCTCACCGACCTCGCCGAGCGCGGCGGCCCGCTCGTGATCGACGTGCTCGACCGCCTGGCGGACGGCACCGCGACCGCCACGCCCCAGCGCGGCGAACCCACCCACGCGCCGAAGCTCACGGCCGCAGACGGCCTGGTGGACCCCGCCCGCCCGGCCGCCGAGGTGGCCGCCCGGATCAACGGCGTCACCCCCGAGCCCGGCGCCTGGGGCTGGCTGACCGCGGACGACGGTGCCGCCCCGGCCCGCTTCAAGCTCGACGGCGTCGCCCCGGTCCGTGCCGGCGACGACGGCTGGCCCTCCGATCTCGACGCAGCGGCTCCCGGGCAGATCCTGGTGGCCGCGAAGGCCGCCTGGCTGCGCACCGCCGGCGGGGCCGTCCGGCTCTCCCGCGTCCAGCCGGCGGGCAGGAAGCTGATGCCGGCCGCCGACTGGGCACGCGGCGCCGCCGCCGGGGCCGCGCTGCTGGCCGGGGATGAGCTCGCCGACCACGAGGCGCAGGTCTGTCAGGAGGCCGCCGCTCGGGCGGCGGCACGCGAGGCCGCGCGGAACACCGCGGCACAGGACGAGGAGGCACACGCATGA
- a CDS encoding RsmB/NOP family class I SAM-dependent RNA methyltransferase, producing MSREGQPGQGRGERGTRGERGRAPRPDAQDRRDAQGRTRNRGRSGAARKYSAQAPSQRSRTADPARRVAFGVVRSVHAEDAYANLVLPARIRQARLDRRDAGFATELAYGTLRGLGLYDAILTRCVDRPLEKIDPPVLDALRLGAHQLLGMRVPAHAALDATVSLVRAEVGAGASGFVNAVLRRIAERPLEEWLADVAPADGGDAALAVRTSHPVWIVRALRQALAAHRGTRHIADRDAELAALLEANNAPPVVNLVALPVAGGAEALAAALDDGAEPGPLAPDSALHSGGDAGRLPGVREGVLRVQDAGSQLTARALAHVPVPAAEGRAERWLDLCAGPGGKAALLAALAAERGATLVANEVAPHRADLVRQALAAVPAGAWTVRAGDGRTIADAPEAAPAFDRVLVDAPCTGLGALRRRPESRWRRTPADLAELTGLQAELLDAAVAVLAPGGVLAYVTCSPHVAETVVQVQDLVRRHPELELLDARTALDAVALDDLRLDEAEPAGAPEPADVVARTAQLWPHRHGTDAMFLALLRAPGA from the coding sequence ATGAGCCGCGAAGGACAGCCAGGACAGGGCCGGGGCGAGCGAGGGACCCGCGGAGAACGCGGCCGCGCACCCCGGCCGGACGCCCAGGACCGCCGCGACGCGCAGGGGCGCACCCGCAACCGGGGTCGCTCCGGCGCCGCGCGGAAGTACTCGGCGCAGGCGCCGTCGCAGCGCTCCCGCACCGCCGACCCGGCGCGCCGCGTCGCCTTCGGGGTGGTCCGCTCCGTCCACGCCGAGGACGCGTACGCGAACCTGGTCCTCCCGGCGCGCATCCGCCAGGCCCGCCTCGACCGGCGCGACGCCGGCTTCGCCACCGAACTCGCCTACGGCACCCTGCGCGGGCTCGGCCTGTACGACGCGATCCTGACCCGCTGCGTGGACCGCCCGCTCGAGAAGATCGACCCACCCGTGCTCGACGCCCTGCGGCTCGGCGCCCACCAGCTGCTGGGCATGCGCGTGCCCGCCCACGCCGCCCTCGACGCCACCGTCTCCCTCGTGCGCGCCGAGGTCGGGGCCGGCGCCTCCGGGTTCGTGAACGCGGTGCTGCGTCGGATCGCCGAACGCCCCCTCGAGGAGTGGCTGGCCGACGTCGCCCCCGCCGACGGCGGCGACGCCGCCCTGGCCGTCCGCACCTCGCACCCGGTGTGGATCGTCCGCGCGCTGCGCCAGGCCCTGGCCGCCCACCGCGGCACCCGCCACATCGCAGACCGCGACGCCGAGCTGGCCGCCCTGCTTGAGGCGAACAACGCCCCGCCCGTGGTCAACCTCGTCGCCCTGCCCGTGGCCGGCGGGGCCGAAGCGCTCGCCGCGGCCCTCGACGACGGCGCCGAACCTGGGCCGCTGGCCCCGGACTCCGCCCTGCACTCCGGCGGCGACGCCGGCCGCCTGCCCGGGGTGCGCGAGGGCGTGCTCCGCGTCCAGGACGCCGGCTCCCAGCTCACCGCCCGCGCCCTGGCGCACGTGCCCGTCCCCGCGGCCGAGGGGCGGGCCGAGCGCTGGCTCGACCTGTGCGCCGGCCCCGGCGGCAAGGCGGCCCTGCTGGCTGCCCTCGCCGCCGAGCGGGGGGCGACGCTCGTGGCCAACGAGGTCGCCCCACACCGCGCCGACCTCGTCCGGCAGGCACTCGCCGCCGTGCCCGCCGGCGCCTGGACCGTCCGGGCCGGGGACGGTCGCACGATCGCCGACGCCCCCGAGGCGGCCCCGGCGTTCGATCGCGTCCTCGTGGACGCCCCCTGCACCGGCCTCGGTGCGCTGCGCCGCCGACCCGAGTCGCGCTGGCGCCGCACCCCGGCCGACCTCGCCGAGCTCACCGGCCTGCAGGCCGAGCTGCTCGACGCGGCGGTCGCCGTCCTCGCCCCCGGCGGGGTGCTCGCCTACGTGACCTGCTCCCCGCACGTCGCGGAGACCGTCGTCCAGGTCCAGGACCTCGTGCGCCGCCACCCCGAGCTGGAGCTGCTCGACGCCCGCACCGCCCTCGACGCCGTCGCGCTCGACGACCTGCGCCTGGACGAGGCCGAACCCGCCGGCGCGCCGGAGCCGGCAGACGTGGTCGCCCGCACGGCCCAGCTCTGGCCGCACCGGCACGGCACCGACGCCATGTTCCTGGCCCTGCTGCGCGCCCCCGGCGCCTGA
- the rpe gene encoding ribulose-phosphate 3-epimerase — protein MTARPPRLHPSILSADFARLADELARIPSADAVHVDVMDNHFVPNLTLGLPVVEAIRRATDLPLDLHLMIEDADRWAPGYAEAGAESVTFHAEASAAPVRLARELRAAGAKAGMALRPATAVEPYLDMLPELDMLLLMTVEPGFGGQAFLDVVLPKIRRARHALDGGPAPLALQVDGGVNRETIERAAEAGADVFVAGSAVFGAEDPDAALVGLRTAAARACH, from the coding sequence ATGACCGCCCGCCCCCCGCGCCTGCACCCCTCGATCCTGTCCGCGGACTTCGCCCGCCTCGCCGACGAGCTGGCCCGCATCCCCAGCGCGGACGCGGTGCACGTGGACGTCATGGACAACCACTTCGTCCCGAACCTCACCCTCGGCCTGCCCGTGGTCGAGGCGATCCGCCGCGCCACCGACCTGCCGCTGGACCTCCACCTGATGATCGAGGACGCCGACCGCTGGGCGCCCGGCTACGCGGAGGCGGGGGCCGAGTCCGTCACCTTCCACGCCGAGGCCTCGGCGGCGCCCGTCCGACTGGCCCGCGAGCTGCGCGCGGCCGGAGCGAAGGCCGGCATGGCGCTGCGGCCGGCGACCGCGGTCGAGCCCTACCTGGACATGCTCCCGGAGCTGGACATGCTCCTGCTGATGACCGTGGAGCCCGGCTTCGGGGGGCAGGCGTTCCTCGACGTCGTGCTGCCGAAGATCCGCCGGGCACGCCACGCCCTCGACGGCGGGCCCGCCCCGCTGGCCCTCCAGGTCGACGGCGGCGTGAACCGGGAGACCATCGAACGCGCGGCCGAGGCCGGGGCCGACGTGTTCGTGGCCGGCTCCGCGGTGTTCGGCGCCGAGGACCCCGACGCCGCGCTCGTCGGCCTGCGCACCGCCGCCGCCCGCGCCTGCCACTGA
- the pnuC gene encoding nicotinamide riboside transporter PnuC, with product MDWLVDAFNWTIPVAGGGLLMREVLGNVFGLASALGGMARRVWAWPVGILGNLILLTVFLASLFTGADHATLLGQAGRQVMFIAVSVYGWARWRQARRGHAEDAPAITPEWAGWRGRVFLVTAMAVGTVALTPVFRALGSWEPVWADAWTFVGSLLATYGMARGWVEFWLIWVAVDVVGVPLLWSTGYYASAVMYAFYGAFTLIGFFVWLRATDRDKPAVETLLPDGPEGDVAR from the coding sequence ATGGACTGGTTAGTGGACGCCTTCAACTGGACCATCCCGGTCGCCGGCGGGGGCCTGCTCATGCGCGAGGTGCTGGGCAACGTCTTCGGCCTCGCCTCCGCCCTGGGCGGCATGGCGCGCAGGGTCTGGGCCTGGCCCGTGGGCATCCTCGGCAACCTCATCCTGCTGACGGTCTTCCTCGCCTCCCTGTTCACGGGGGCCGATCACGCCACCCTGCTCGGCCAGGCCGGCCGACAGGTCATGTTCATCGCCGTCTCCGTCTACGGCTGGGCGCGCTGGCGTCAGGCCCGCCGGGGCCACGCCGAGGACGCTCCCGCCATCACCCCGGAGTGGGCCGGCTGGCGCGGGCGCGTGTTCCTCGTGACGGCCATGGCGGTCGGCACCGTCGCCCTCACCCCCGTGTTCCGCGCCCTGGGTTCGTGGGAGCCGGTGTGGGCGGACGCCTGGACGTTCGTGGGATCGCTGCTGGCGACCTACGGCATGGCGCGCGGCTGGGTGGAGTTCTGGCTGATCTGGGTGGCCGTGGACGTCGTCGGCGTGCCCCTGCTGTGGAGCACCGGCTACTACGCCTCGGCCGTGATGTACGCCTTCTACGGCGCCTTCACCCTGATCGGCTTCTTCGTGTGGCTGCGCGCCACAGACCGGGACAAGCCCGCCGTGGAGACGCTGCTGCCCGACGGCCCCGAGGGGGACGTCGCCCGATGA
- the ribD gene encoding bifunctional diaminohydroxyphosphoribosylaminopyrimidine deaminase/5-amino-6-(5-phosphoribosylamino)uracil reductase RibD, translated as MSAAETPPADPMDLAVHAALRGVRGANPLVGAVLTDEAGRVLAVGHHRGRGTAHAEVDALARWRAARAADPALAALDPAGLTLHVTLEPCDHTGSTGPCSQAVLDAEIGALRYAVADPTGHDGGGAARLAAHGVHVTGPTGETAALTLTARWREVRDAGRPWVTGHLAQSLDGHAAAADGTSQWITGPDSRVHAHKVRSRVDAIVVGTGTVLADDPRLTARDAVGAELAHQPVPVVQGHRPVPDGAALRTHPVVLEVLDHDPHAVLAALAAHPGPWPHGRRAEHVLIEGGPRVLGAWLRAGLVDELMVYTAPLLLGPGRAAVAGLDVATLSEGLRWHPDPAEGGPVRALGVDVWTHLSPVPAPRLPTAPAPTRFQED; from the coding sequence ATGAGCGCCGCCGAGACCCCGCCCGCCGACCCCATGGACCTCGCCGTCCACGCCGCGCTGCGCGGTGTGCGCGGCGCCAACCCCCTCGTCGGGGCCGTCCTGACCGACGAGGCCGGCCGCGTCCTGGCCGTCGGCCACCACCGCGGACGGGGGACCGCCCACGCCGAGGTCGACGCCCTCGCCCGCTGGCGGGCCGCCCGCGCCGCGGATCCGGCCCTGGCCGCCCTCGACCCCGCCGGCCTGACGCTGCACGTCACCCTCGAGCCCTGCGACCACACCGGCAGCACCGGCCCCTGCTCCCAGGCCGTCCTGGACGCGGAGATCGGCGCACTGCGCTACGCCGTCGCGGACCCCACCGGTCACGACGGCGGCGGCGCGGCCCGCCTCGCCGCGCACGGGGTGCACGTCACCGGCCCCACCGGCGAGACGGCCGCCCTCACGCTCACCGCCCGCTGGCGCGAGGTCCGCGACGCAGGCCGCCCATGGGTGACCGGACACCTCGCCCAGTCCCTCGACGGCCACGCCGCGGCCGCCGACGGCACGAGCCAGTGGATCACCGGCCCGGACTCCCGCGTCCACGCCCACAAGGTGCGCTCCCGCGTCGACGCCATCGTCGTCGGCACGGGGACCGTCCTGGCCGACGACCCCCGCCTCACCGCCCGTGACGCCGTCGGCGCCGAACTCGCGCACCAGCCCGTGCCCGTCGTCCAGGGTCACCGGCCCGTGCCCGACGGCGCCGCCCTGCGCACCCACCCGGTGGTGCTGGAGGTCCTCGACCACGACCCGCACGCCGTCCTGGCCGCGCTCGCGGCCCACCCCGGGCCCTGGCCCCACGGCCGCCGTGCCGAGCACGTGCTCATCGAGGGCGGGCCCCGCGTGCTCGGCGCGTGGCTGCGCGCCGGCCTCGTGGACGAGCTCATGGTCTACACCGCGCCCCTGCTGCTCGGCCCGGGCCGCGCCGCCGTCGCCGGCCTGGACGTCGCCACGCTGTCCGAGGGACTGCGCTGGCACCCCGACCCCGCGGAGGGCGGCCCCGTCCGTGCCCTCGGCGTCGACGTCTGGACCCACCTGAGCCCGGTGCCGGCCCCGCGCCTGCCCACCGCCCCCGCCCCGACCCGTTTCCAGGAGGACTGA
- a CDS encoding riboflavin synthase translates to MFTGIVTHLGTVVALEHDAAADTALLTLDAGGALDGLPAGGSLAVDGVCLTALDEPTERPGVFRADLMGQTLRMTSLGDRAPGDRVNLERCLRPTDHLDGHVVQGHVDGTGEVLAVTPHGAWTTLRIGLPARLARYVPAQGAIALQGVSLTVTAVSDPGAAAHWFEVGIIPATLEATTLGALRPGDRVNLETDVLARYAERLALIPSAPAAPTEEARP, encoded by the coding sequence GTGTTCACCGGCATCGTCACCCATCTCGGCACCGTCGTCGCCCTCGAGCACGACGCGGCCGCCGACACCGCCCTGCTGACCCTCGACGCCGGCGGCGCCCTCGACGGGCTGCCCGCCGGCGGCTCGCTCGCCGTCGACGGCGTGTGCCTCACGGCCCTCGACGAGCCCACGGAGCGCCCCGGCGTGTTCCGTGCCGACCTCATGGGCCAGACGCTGCGCATGACCAGCCTCGGCGACCGCGCCCCGGGGGACCGGGTCAACCTCGAGCGCTGCCTGCGCCCCACCGACCACCTGGACGGGCACGTGGTCCAGGGCCACGTGGACGGGACCGGCGAGGTCCTCGCGGTCACCCCGCACGGGGCCTGGACCACTCTGCGCATCGGCCTGCCCGCCCGCCTGGCCCGCTACGTCCCCGCGCAGGGGGCCATCGCCCTGCAGGGCGTCTCCCTCACCGTCACCGCCGTCTCCGACCCGGGCGCGGCCGCGCACTGGTTCGAGGTCGGCATCATCCCGGCCACGCTCGAGGCCACCACCCTGGGCGCCCTGCGGCCGGGCGACCGCGTCAACCTCGAGACCGACGTGCTCGCCCGGTACGCCGAGCGTCTCGCGCTCATCCCGTCCGCCCCCGCCGCACCCACCGAGGAGGCCCGCCCGTGA
- a CDS encoding bifunctional 3,4-dihydroxy-2-butanone-4-phosphate synthase/GTP cyclohydrolase II produces MSEHIRLDPVPAAIAAIAAGRPVVVVDDADRENEGDLIYAAALATDEVTAFTVRHTSGVICAPLPAGLADRLALPPMTTVNEDPKGTAYTVSVDAAAGVTTGISAADRTRTLRVLADPGAAPGDLTRPGHVFPLRAVPGGVRARRGHTEAGVELCRLAGVAPVAAIAELVHDDGTMMRLPALREFSDEHGLVLISIEDLVAHLEETTPALTAVPAEATLPTRHGLFRVSVHVDAETGAEHLLLVAGETDPERPLTVRVHSECLTGDVLGSLRCDCGPQLEDALARAAAEGGAVLYLRGHEGRGIGLANKIRAYRLQEEGMDTVEANLALGLPAEARDWAGAAAVLTAAGHRRIRLVTNNPAKVAGLRAAGIDVVERVPAPTPVTEHNVVYLRTKRDRMAHALADRVLEPPTATGGPATPADDPTTDPTHPTHQEDTP; encoded by the coding sequence GTGAGCGAGCACATCCGTCTGGACCCCGTCCCCGCGGCGATCGCCGCGATCGCCGCCGGCCGGCCGGTCGTCGTCGTGGACGACGCCGACCGCGAGAACGAGGGCGACCTGATCTACGCCGCCGCCCTGGCCACCGACGAGGTCACCGCCTTCACCGTCCGCCACACCTCGGGCGTCATCTGCGCGCCCCTGCCGGCCGGCCTGGCCGACCGCCTGGCCCTGCCGCCCATGACCACCGTCAACGAGGACCCCAAGGGCACCGCCTACACCGTGTCCGTCGACGCCGCCGCCGGCGTCACCACCGGCATCTCCGCCGCCGACCGCACCCGCACCCTCCGCGTGCTCGCCGACCCCGGTGCCGCCCCCGGCGACCTGACCCGGCCCGGTCACGTGTTCCCCCTGCGCGCCGTCCCCGGCGGCGTCCGGGCCCGCCGCGGCCACACCGAGGCCGGCGTCGAGCTGTGCCGCCTGGCCGGCGTCGCGCCCGTGGCCGCCATCGCCGAGCTCGTCCACGACGACGGCACCATGATGCGCCTGCCCGCCCTGCGGGAGTTCTCCGACGAGCACGGCCTCGTGCTGATCTCCATCGAGGACCTCGTGGCCCACCTGGAGGAGACGACGCCGGCCCTGACCGCCGTCCCCGCCGAGGCCACCCTGCCGACCCGACACGGCCTGTTCCGCGTGAGCGTCCACGTGGACGCCGAGACCGGGGCCGAGCACCTGCTGCTCGTGGCGGGGGAGACCGACCCGGAGCGTCCCCTCACCGTCCGCGTGCACTCGGAGTGCCTCACCGGCGACGTGCTCGGCTCCCTGCGCTGCGACTGCGGCCCCCAGCTCGAGGACGCCCTGGCCCGCGCGGCGGCCGAGGGCGGCGCCGTCCTCTACCTCCGGGGCCACGAAGGACGCGGCATCGGCCTGGCCAACAAGATCCGCGCCTACCGGCTCCAGGAGGAGGGGATGGACACCGTCGAGGCCAACCTCGCCCTCGGTCTGCCCGCCGAGGCGCGCGACTGGGCCGGGGCCGCCGCCGTCCTCACGGCCGCCGGCCATCGGCGCATCCGCCTGGTCACCAACAACCCCGCGAAGGTCGCGGGGCTGCGGGCGGCCGGCATCGACGTCGTCGAGCGTGTCCCGGCCCCCACGCCCGTCACCGAGCACAACGTCGTCTACCTGCGCACCAAGCGGGACCGCATGGCCCACGCCCTGGCGGACCGCGTGCTCGAACCGCCGACGGCCACCGGCGGCCCCGCCACGCCGGCCGATGACCCGACCACCGACCCGACCCACCCCACCCACCAGGAGGACACCCCATGA
- the ribH gene encoding 6,7-dimethyl-8-ribityllumazine synthase, whose protein sequence is MSGAGAPTFTPDPAAASGLNVAIVAAQWHTEIMDGLIAGAQAAAADLGLEPVLVRVPGTVELTVAAARLAERFDVVVVLGVVVRGDTPHFDYVCQSVTQGVTEVSVRTGVPVGFGVLTVDTEQQARDRAGLPGSREDKGREALEAAVLTELALRRAGA, encoded by the coding sequence ATGAGCGGCGCCGGAGCCCCGACCTTCACCCCCGACCCCGCCGCTGCGAGCGGCCTGAACGTGGCGATCGTCGCCGCCCAGTGGCACACGGAGATCATGGACGGGCTGATCGCCGGGGCGCAGGCCGCCGCGGCGGATTTGGGCCTGGAACCCGTGCTCGTGCGCGTGCCCGGCACCGTCGAGCTCACCGTCGCCGCGGCGCGGCTGGCGGAGCGATTCGACGTCGTCGTGGTCCTGGGCGTCGTGGTGCGCGGGGACACCCCGCACTTCGACTACGTGTGCCAGTCCGTGACCCAGGGCGTGACGGAGGTCTCGGTGCGCACAGGCGTTCCCGTGGGCTTCGGCGTGCTCACCGTGGACACCGAGCAGCAGGCCCGCGACCGGGCGGGCCTGCCCGGATCCCGCGAGGACAAGGGCCGCGAGGCCCTCGAGGCGGCGGTGCTCACCGAGCTCGCGCTGCGCCGGGCCGGGGCCTGA
- a CDS encoding phosphoribosyl-ATP diphosphatase — MKTFDELYAELTRKVQERPEGSGTVAQIDAGVHAIGKKVVEEAAEVWMAAEYESDEAAAEEISQLLYHVQTMMIARGISLEDVYRHL, encoded by the coding sequence GTGAAGACCTTCGACGAGCTGTACGCGGAACTGACGCGCAAGGTGCAGGAGCGCCCCGAGGGCTCCGGCACCGTGGCCCAGATCGACGCCGGCGTCCATGCGATCGGCAAGAAGGTCGTCGAGGAGGCGGCCGAGGTCTGGATGGCCGCCGAGTACGAGTCGGATGAGGCCGCCGCCGAGGAGATCTCTCAGCTGCTCTACCACGTGCAGACCATGATGATCGCCCGCGGCATCAGCCTCGAGGACGTCTACCGCCACCTCTGA
- the hisG gene encoding ATP phosphoribosyltransferase, whose amino-acid sequence MLRIAVPNKGALAEAAREILQEAGYRQRRDSRELVLVDPENQVEFFYLRPRDIAVYVGKGTLDVGLTGRDLFRDAQVEGTAEEIMALGFGRSVFRLAAPVGTFSSESELTGRRIATSYDGLLHAYLERTGLDAEVVHLDGAVESSVKLGVADAIADVVETGSTLRAAGMEVFGESILDSEAVLICRAGERPEGLDVLLRRLKGVLVARRWVMIDYDIRRDLLEAATAVTPGLESPTVSPLRDETMVAVRSMVRKPDANRVMDELYALGARGILISAIHAIRL is encoded by the coding sequence GTGCTGCGCATCGCCGTTCCGAACAAGGGCGCCCTCGCCGAGGCCGCCCGTGAGATCCTGCAGGAGGCCGGCTACCGCCAGCGCCGCGACTCCCGCGAGCTGGTGCTCGTGGACCCCGAGAACCAGGTGGAGTTCTTCTACCTGCGTCCCCGGGACATCGCGGTGTACGTGGGCAAGGGCACCCTCGACGTCGGCCTCACCGGGCGGGACCTGTTCCGCGACGCCCAGGTCGAGGGCACAGCGGAGGAGATCATGGCGCTGGGCTTCGGCCGGTCTGTGTTCCGACTGGCCGCGCCCGTGGGCACGTTCTCCTCCGAGTCCGAGCTGACCGGCAGGCGCATCGCCACCAGCTACGACGGCCTGCTGCACGCCTACCTGGAGCGCACCGGCCTGGACGCCGAGGTGGTCCACCTCGACGGCGCCGTGGAGTCCTCCGTCAAGCTCGGCGTGGCGGACGCGATCGCCGACGTCGTGGAGACCGGCAGCACCCTGCGCGCCGCCGGCATGGAGGTCTTCGGCGAGTCCATCCTCGACTCGGAGGCCGTGCTGATCTGCCGCGCAGGGGAGCGCCCCGAGGGCCTCGACGTGCTGCTGCGCCGCCTCAAGGGCGTGCTCGTGGCCCGCCGCTGGGTGATGATCGACTACGACATCCGTCGTGACCTGCTGGAGGCGGCCACCGCGGTCACCCCCGGACTGGAGTCACCGACGGTCTCCCCGCTGCGGGACGAGACGATGGTCGCCGTGCGCTCCATGGTCCGCAAGCCGGACGCCAACCGCGTCATGGACGAGCTGTACGCCCTGGGCGCCCGCGGCATCCTGATCTCCGCGATCCACGCGATCCGCCTCTGA
- the hisF gene encoding imidazole glycerol phosphate synthase subunit HisF yields the protein MSLAVRVIPCLDVDAGRVVKGVNFENLRDAGDPVELARRYNAAGADEITFLDVTASTSDRATTYDVVTRTAEEVFIPLTVGGGVRTVEDVDRLLRTGADKVSVNTAAVARPELITEITRRFGSQVLVLSLDARRTEDPGCASGYEVTTHGGRRGTGIDAVAWCREASERGVGEILLNSIDADGTREGFDLEMIRDVRAVTRVPLIASGGAGEPEHFPPAVAAGADAVLAASLFHFGPDDMLARVKDALRQAGHTVR from the coding sequence GTGAGCCTCGCCGTGCGTGTCATCCCCTGCCTGGACGTGGACGCCGGGCGCGTGGTCAAGGGCGTGAACTTCGAGAACCTGCGGGACGCGGGCGACCCGGTCGAGCTCGCCCGCCGCTACAACGCCGCGGGTGCCGACGAGATCACGTTCCTCGACGTCACCGCCTCCACCTCGGACCGCGCCACGACCTACGACGTCGTGACCCGCACGGCCGAGGAGGTCTTCATCCCGCTGACCGTGGGCGGCGGCGTACGCACCGTCGAGGACGTGGACCGGCTGCTGCGCACGGGGGCGGACAAGGTCTCCGTCAACACCGCCGCCGTGGCCCGGCCCGAGCTGATCACGGAGATCACCCGCCGCTTCGGGTCCCAGGTCCTCGTGCTCTCCCTCGACGCCCGGCGCACGGAGGACCCGGGCTGCGCCTCCGGCTATGAGGTCACCACCCACGGCGGACGCCGCGGCACCGGCATCGACGCCGTCGCCTGGTGCCGTGAGGCCTCCGAGCGCGGCGTGGGGGAGATCCTGCTCAACTCGATCGACGCGGACGGCACGCGCGAGGGCTTCGACCTGGAGATGATCCGGGACGTGCGCGCCGTGACGCGCGTGCCGCTGATCGCCTCCGGCGGCGCCGGCGAGCCCGAGCACTTCCCACCCGCCGTCGCGGCCGGTGCGGACGCGGTGCTCGCCGCCTCCCTGTTCCACTTCGGCCCGGACGACATGCTCGCCCGCGTCAAGGACGCCCTGCGGCAGGCGGGGCACACCGTCCGCTGA